A part of Lacinutrix sp. 5H-3-7-4 genomic DNA contains:
- a CDS encoding GIY-YIG nuclease family protein has product MKGNYHQYYMYILSNKKNGTLYIGVTNDLERRIFEHKKKLVEGFTKKYGLNKLIYFEQFQYVNDAIKREKQLKNWNRSWKIKLIEKENKDWTDLSSNWNF; this is encoded by the coding sequence ATGAAAGGAAATTATCATCAATATTACATGTATATTCTTTCAAACAAGAAAAATGGAACATTATATATAGGTGTTACAAACGATTTAGAAAGAAGAATTTTTGAACATAAAAAGAAATTAGTAGAAGGATTCACTAAAAAGTATGGATTAAATAAATTAATCTATTTTGAACAATTTCAATATGTTAATGATGCAATAAAAAGAGAAAAACAATTGAAGAATTGGAATAGAAGTTGGAAAATTAAATTAATAGAAAAAGAAAATAAAGATTGGACTGATTTATCGTCTAATTGGAATTTTTAA